A stretch of the Larimichthys crocea isolate SSNF chromosome IX, L_crocea_2.0, whole genome shotgun sequence genome encodes the following:
- the cdk5rap2 gene encoding CDK5 regulatory subunit-associated protein 2 isoform X10 — translation MDSVLGDDLTLPVDINGSCRLPDSLDAGDYSTDSMTAPSFPDKMSPIKALTMKDYENQITALKKENFNLKLRIYFMEERMQQKCDDSTEDIFKTNIELKVELESMKRELAEKQELLVSASKALESLAGRESGEPHRLREQAQREMDSLRDAFNRRIADLEQSLRTAEEEVEKMAAIAEQEKLKNINMEKQLQDLGPSSTFPPVPSPVQDLQQALQEKDNIIEQLKITLKNQEAEIHQKRSADQQTDGPSADGVKQLSDLIAKKDQELDALRDELHRQKDRTTPDHQQSEVSRLESYNKLLTEELTQAKSTSESLTRTLEDSQSQNKNLLGKLEEKENELNSEKKNALKRDKAIQGLTQVLKEKEKEIAELCHEIEDRDDALAKAREAAHKAQLQKYQGVEEHQNLLMEKQTELAQLQGEHHAKVLEAQKLQRALDRKEQELGDMQQAKDQLEVELEDLQQQKKKGDKALNDLNNQLKKLSGEIRDRESTLEQQYQELLDQNKRKLQAHEVTIQRLTSTLADKEQQLQEYINMVRDFEQSKSPGGNDNVLSKLRQRLKEKEKALEQALDEKFAAIEEKDNEIHQLQLSLREKERDLDRLNNLLSHNDETINSFDSLIKEKDVELQHLANALKNLQRAKQDVEDNLNRSLREKDSIISQLQLSLEGKAKDMDESAENYNRMLSERSQEIQELRKQLSERQQQLATAEKQSSTTAQEGYLETAQLRALLAEKESIIDKLLQRGQERDQFLTEIRQKGEPDHVLELRQTIPIMQETLDEMEAELSRRNSEENVENIPLSRKTVVVLKKELAQKTEALNKALKRENELKISLAELQSLLSELEGRNEGQAANIESLTATLKTKDEIIAVLHQRLGQRGDSRADHTQDQVTGSDIDRSLPGLPQRERTMIGGDSQQEALPNLIALQQEHDALNKALRAEQQLYSSLVRTVKEQDSAQRLHALQLELAAVQLLRQQLEESIKTNEELRDDLEREIHRARLREGMDLIDPKELESMRHQLEDAQRWNTSLQARLGAIQNRGGGVGGANDGGDTLSFIGDQTSYMSICVGEGQDDSLSLLSTQEQKVLELQDCVGRLQTLNNELQNRLSLLGKSEQDAYDKEDKDVASGSPWKQQLEKTQEMRPLLHGKRAHHSGQDKESQTDIKIGQMLSGKLFVDASMDSGLSSSGEHAQSGSNSLDTVEKDSRERNPDVTALKSLLTDFEATSFSQLREALHRLRSENAELRGLLKEQKSTEYKEKESTDASGNSSDGQAELRKSVEALQAETEDHSKVIGPSKEASDGQNPVTTELIISAKGERESPQSHGKSATWHVSRHGAGVRSRLPVPVRLRVEASSSSSRQSVSSDHLNAGALQNPSSDDVHGSDQQLHTDSDSPLSPQHSTSPSSTLRHAHRSRSPVGSDKDSEDRTLDHTQADSALYTQLELLHQECQEKEGLINKLSEQLADWEELHAQLQEKDRLNRQYVEALQAAESTIAYLTACSLDSQGGFGSHTSLSAVPGSGGSDTVLHSRCLELQKALQEKEELNHQLIELLSVAGKAITSSDSEAKNPQTSDLCSKIETALQQQQVNASSDSQSPRDGSAEDAMQELQRHADSLQEALWEQNRINAELQERLRAIDAAAAECDHNSNSADQNGELSRETSAESLKEKESKERQSSEDVSLNQEMSKVLLNCLSAAESAVASLAEHCTNTSSFAPGRSSQTNSDLQMNLDKLQRALQERKDLEEPTEHADKSGRNQSAATKGQLRQELHNNLCRLYKAFSDHCRRISELQASVHDDRGRREESKDHRTMQDVKGLPPSVQVQLETLHKALREKKKACKSLEEQLATALTNTSPETARKALEQDDKGVQVDLQDLGYETSGKSENDREESSSTDLEVGVKPSCSASSLPSLLKHEQATFSSTENLDSTSSTPYPSSPALSSAKVSLKSLQAYDEYGVSEDPLQLQGQVRELKVQLENQTKLILQMQSLLRRNSLSSELVASVSDPSLGRDQEGAQRDDHSQDRSYRSGQPREKKEATKEKTSCLNTELERERSLNRSMSDQLQQTRSQSTSPARLDSLVQSQARELSQLRQQIKESRRLGGLQRRQLEELNRAFKELLQASEVDYYMGEVVKEQLDKSLGILDRLEGRLDKGDSHPDNEDVAALELSRRLAKELQEKNRVIQSLQSQLRGQTPSSHHSSHSDLCHLDRTSSSSCYSSPTTPGVSGARGQRHPADWTGAAVPPVGGAQEEGRLHGLQRENGRLQEQLRCSEELNNTLRSELDLHRSIMAQTSSHHQEQDHGHDQDGSGPQTDASKPDGDAGSQTDAGEQPRTMNSDLLGEHLQEIRALRQRLEESIRTNDRLREQLEKRLAEVEKDPAATNIFIHGNEEQGQLANEVRFLWGQNQTLKEQLNMGSRDKQKENEKLRETLARRTAKLEQSRKECEALRQENSRLQERLEHSSQEKTQLQDTLHYSKEELHRLQCEVQLQRQQLSDSQHVLQSLRVELQVYEKMKTETQKHDAESSEATQGPVPVPSSSSVDLSELLLEIRHLRLQLERSIQTNTALRQRLEEQLLRGPNRSETININYLLSSPDEGGRSPGREGSDAVRHSFQSHNEYTSVRHEEKRRVHSEVDGGSISSSSGDSVPGAPSRLVPGHRMWANRNGRHILGLIEDHNALRKQISEGRKLSRSMDAQLQECLQTFRQQGHDNKAAEQQHLKSLSGNVSNMQHVLEEAGRLLKLVWRVSLPAGSTGGDGGNNQQFQDELLKNEISRLKSRLSQQERMLNGAVKRLRTTNQLKEGMERVIIDQLYLTHGVLKKARGNLEEVPVNGQ, via the exons ATGGACTCCGTGTTGGGGGACGATTTGACGCTGCCCGTTGACATCAACGGAAG CTGCAGACTTCCAGACTCCCTAGATGCCGGAGACTATTCCACAGACAGCATGACAG CTCCATCCTTCCCTGACAAGATGTCCCCAATCAAAGCTCTCACCATGAAGGACTATGAGAAC CAAATCACAGCTCTGAAGAAAGAGAACTTCAACCTGAAGCTGCGCATTTACTTCATGGAGGAGCGCATGCAGCAGAAATGTGACGACTCCACTGAGGACATATTCAAAACG AACATAGAGCTGAAGGTGGAGTTGGAGTCTATGAAGAGAGAGCTGGCAGAGAAACAGGAGCTACTCGTGTCTGCATC GAAAGCGTTGGAGAGCCTGGCTGGTCGAGAGTCAGGAGAACCCCATCGTTTGAGAGAGCAAGCTCAGAGAGAGATGGATTCACTTCGGGACGCATTCAACAGGAGGATAGCTGACCTAGAACAG TCTCTGCGCACGGCAGAGGAAGAGGTCGAGAAGATGGCAGCCATCGCTGAGCAGGAGAAGCTCAAGAATATTAACATGGAGAAGCAGCTCCAAGACCTCGGCCCATCCAGCACCTTCCCCCCTGTCCCCAGCCCAGTCCAAGACCTGCAGCAGGCTCTGCAGGAGAAAGACAA TATCATCGAGCAACTCAAGATCACCTTAAAGAACCAGGAGGCTGAGATCCATCAGAAGAGAAGTGCAGACCAACAGACAGATGGACCATCAGCTGACGGTGTTAAACAGCTGTCTGATCTCATCGCCAAGAAAGATCAGGAACTTGAT GCACTGAGGGACGAGCTACATCGACAGAAAGACAGAACGACGCCGGACCATCAG CAGAGTGAGGTTAGCCGATTGGAGTCCTACAATAAGCTGCTGACTGAAGAGCTCACCCAGGCAAAAAGCACCAGCGAGAGCCTGACCAGAACACTGGAGGACAGCCAGAGTCAAAACAAG AACCTGTTGGggaagctggaggagaaggagaatgaACTCAACTCTGAGAAGAAAAACGCTCTCAAGCGAGACAAAGCAATCCAGGGGCTTACTCAGGTCctcaaagaaaaggaaaaagag ATTGCAGAGCTGTGTCATGAGATCGAGGACAGGGACGACGCTTTGGCCAAGGCTAGAGAGGCAGCACATAAAGCCCAGCTGCAGAAATACCAG GGAGTAGAGGAGCACCAAAATTTATTAATGGAAAAGCAAACAGAGCTGGCCCAACTCCAGGGGGAACACCATGCCAAGGTGCTGGAAGCCCAAAAGCTACAGCGTGCTCTGGACAGGAAGGAGCAAGAGCTGGGTGACATGCAGCAGGCCAAAGACCAGCTCGAGGTGGAACTGGAGGACCTgcaacagcagaagaagaagggtgACAAAGCCCTGAAT GATCTAAACAATCAGCTCAAAAAGCTGAGTGGTGAGATCAGGGACAGGGAGAGTACTCTGGAGCAGCAGTACCAGGAGCTGCTGGatcagaacaaaagaaaactgcaggCCCATGAGGTCACCATCCAGCGGCTCACATCCACTCTGGCCGACAAAGAGCAGCAGCTACAG GAGTACATAAACATGGTCAGAGATTTCGAGCAAAGCAAAAGCCCGGGAGGGAACGATAATGTGCTTTCCAAGCTGCGGCAgaggctgaaagaaaaagagaaggcTCTGGAG CAAGCGCTGGATGAGAAGTTCGCTGCCATCGAGGAGAAAGACAATGAGATCCACCAGCTGCAGCTGTCTCTaagggagaaggaaagagacCTCGATAGGCTCAACAACTTGCTCTCTCACAACGATGAGACCATTAAC AGTTTCGACAGTCTGATCAAGGAGAAGGATGTGGAGCTGCAGCATCTTGCAAACGCCCTGAAAAACCTGCAGAGAGCCAAGCAAGATGTAGAAGACAACTTGAACAGATCGCTGAGGGAGAAGGACTCCATCATCAGCCAGCTACAGCTCTCCCTGGAGGGCAAGGCCAAGGATATGGAT GAGTCTGCAGAGAACTACAACCGCATGCTGTCTGAGCGCTCTCAAGAGATTCAGGAACTGAGGAAGCAGCTGTCTGAAAGGCAGCAGCAACTTGCCACCGCCGAGAAGCAAAGCTCCACGACAGCCCAGGAGGGTTATTTAGAGACCGCACAGCTCCGAGCTCTGCTCGCCGAAAAAGAAAGCATCATCGAC AAGCTCCTGCAGCGTGGTCAGGAGAGAGACCAGTTTCTGACAGAGATTAGGCAGAAGGGGGAGCCGGATCATGTGCTGGAACTCAGACAAACTATCCCGATCATGCAGGAGACGTTGGACGAGATGGAAG CTGAACTGTCCAGGAGGAACAGCGAGGAAAACGTGGAGAACATTCCTCTCTCCAGGAAGACAGTCGTCGTCCTGAAGAAGGAGCTCGCACAGAAAACCGAGGCACTGAATAAAGcactgaagagagagaatgaacTGAAG ATTTCTTTGGCAGAGCTACAGTCATTGCTCTCAGAGCTGGAGGGTCGCAACGAAGGTCAGGCTGCTAATATCGAGTCCCTGACTGCCACTCTGAAAACCAAGGATGAGATCATCGCT GTTCTCCACCAGCGCCTCGGTCAAAGAGGGGACAGTCGGGCTGATCATACCCAGGATCAGGTCACTGGCTCTGACATAGACAGATCACTCCCTGGACtccctcagagagagagaaccatgATTGGAGGAGACAGCCAGCAAGAA GCTTTGCCCAACCTTATAGCCTTGCAACAGGAGCACGATGCTCTGAACAAAGCGCTGAGAGCCGAACAACAGCTCTACTCCAGCCTGGTCAGGACTGTAAAGGAGCAGGACAG cgcTCAGCGCCTCCACGCTCTGCAGCTGGAGCTGGCAGCAGTGCAGCTCCTCAGGCAGCAGCTCGAGGAGAGCATAAAAACCAACGAGGAGCTACGAGACgacctggagagagagatacaCAGAGCCAGGCTCCGAGAAG ggatGGACCTGATTGATCCTAAAGAACTGGAGAGCATGAGACATCAGCTGGAAGACGCGCAGCGCTGGAACACCTCTCTGCAGGCTCGCCTGGGAGCCATACAGAACCGCGGCGGAGGCGTTGGCGGGGCAAACGATGGCG GTGACACTTTGAGTTTCATCGGAGATCAGACTTCCTACATGAGCATCTGTGTGGGAGAGGGCCAGGATGACAGCTTGTCTCTGCTCTCGACACAAGAGCAGAAG GTGCTGGAGCTGCAGGATTGCGTCGGCAGACTGCAGACTTTAAACAATGAGCTACAGAACCGGCTGTCACTGTTGGGGAAATCAGAGCAGGACGCTTACGACAAGGAGGACAAAGACGTGGCCAGCGGTAGCCCCTGGAAACAG CAGCTCGAGAAGACGCAGGAGATGCGGCCTTTGCTTCACGGTAAGAGGGCGCATCACTCCGGTCAGGACAAAGAAAGTCAGACGGACATCAAAATAGGACAg ATGTTGTCTGGAAAGCTGTTTGTTGATGCGAGCATGGACAGTGGCCTTTCAAGTAGTGGAGAGCATGCTCAGTCTGGCAGCAACAGCTTGGACACTGTAGAAAAAGATTCTAGGGAGAGGAACCCGGATGTAACAGCGCTTAAATCTCTGCTGACTGATTTTGAGGCCACATCGTTCTCGCAGCTTAG AGAGGCGCTGCACAGACTTAGATCAGAAAACGCAGAGCTGCGGGGTCTCcttaaagaacaaaaatctACCGAGtataaagagaaagagagcacgGACGCCTCGGGGAACAGCAGTGATGGACAGGCCGAACTGAGAAAGAGTGTGGAGGCGCTGCAGGCCGAGACAGAAGATCACTCTAAGGTTATCGGTCCGTCAAAAGAGGCGTCGGATGGGCAGAACCCTGTCACCACCGAGCTAATTATCAGCGCcaaaggggagagggagagtcCACAGTCACACGGCAAGAGTGCAACATGGCATGTCTCAAGGCATGGG gctGGTGTCAGATCTCGCCTCCCGGTCCCCGTGAGGCTGAGGGTGgaggcgagcagcagcagcagcaggcagtcTGTGAGCTCCGATCATCTGAATGCCGGCGCACTTCAGAACCCGTCCTCGGACGATGTCCACGGGTCTGACCAGCAGCTGCACACGGACTCCGACTCCCCCTTGTCACCCCAGCACAGCACTTCCCCGTCTTCCACACTCAGACATGCACATCGTAGCAGGAGTCCAGTCGGGTCGGACAAGGACTCTGAAGACAGAACACTGGATCACACCCAGGCCGACTCTGCTCTTTACACCCAGCTGGAGCTTCTTCACCAGGAGTGTCAGGAGAAAGAGGGCCTGATCAACAAGCTGAGCGAGCAGCTAGCCGATTGGGAAGAGCTCCACGCTCAGCTCCAGGAGAAGGATCGGCTCAATCGCCAGTACGTGGAGGCCTTACAGGCTGCCGAATCCACCATCGCTTACCTGACCGCCTGCAGCCTGGACAGCCAGGGCGGATTTGGGTCGCACACCAGTTTGAGCGCAGTTCCAGGCTCCGGGGGTTCAGACACTGTCCTCCACAGCAGATGCCTGGAGCTTCAAAAAGCCCtacaggagaaggaggagctcAACCACCAGCTCATAGAGCTTCTAAGCGTGGCGGGGAAAGCGATCACCTCCTCTGACAGCGAAGCAAAGAATCCACAAACCAGCGATCTGTGTTCGAAGATAGAGACGgccttgcagcagcagcaggtgaacGCGTCCTCCGATAGTCAAAGCCCAAGAGATGGAAGCGCAGAGGACGCGATGCAGGAGTTGCAACGACACGCAGACTCTTTGCAGGAGGCGCTATGGGAGCAGAATAGGATTAATGCTGAGCTGCAGGAAAGACTGAGAGCcatagatgctgctgctgctgaatgtgaCCACAACAGTAACAGTGCTGACCAGAATGGTGAACTTTCGAGGGAGACATCAGCAGAATCACTGAAGGAAAAGGAGTCAAAGGAACGCCAAAGTTCTGAAGATGTCAGCTTAAATCAGGAGATGTCCAAAGTTCTGCTGAACTGTCTCAGTGCAGCAGAGTCTGCCGTTGCCTCTCTAGCAGAACACTGCACAAATACAAGCTCCTTCGCTCCCGGTAGATCATCTCAAACCAACTCTGACCTGCAGATGAACCTAGACAAACTTCAGAGAGCTCTGCAGGAGAGGAAGGACCTGGAAGAACCAACGGAGCACGCCGACAAATCCGGCAGAAATCAATCCGCCGCTACAAAGGGACAACTACGCCAAGAGCTCCATAACAACCTCTGCCGCCTCTACAAGGCCTTCAGCGATCACTGTCGGAGAATATCCGAACTCCAGGCTTCCGTACATGATGACAGGGGCCGTAGAGAGGAGAGCAAGGACCACAGGACGATGCAGGATGTCAAGGGATTACCGCCGAGCGTTCAGGTCCAACTGGAGACTCTGCATAAGGCgctgagggagaagaagaaagcatGCAAGAGCCTGGAGGAGCAACTGGCCACCGCTCTCACCAACACGTCTCCTGAAACTGCACGGAAAG CTCTGGAGCAGGATGACAAAGGCGTGCAGGTGGATTTGCAGGACCTGGGTTACGAAACCAGTGGCAAGAGTGAGAACGATAGGGAAGAGAGCAGTAGCACAG ATCTAGAGGTTGGTGTGAAACCAAGCTGCAGCGCCTCTAGCTTGCCTTCCCTGCTGAAACACGAGCAGGCCACATTCTCCTCCACTGAAAACCTGGACTCCACCTCCAGCACCCCGTACCCTAGTTCCCCGGCGCTCAGCTCGGCCAAG GTCAGTCTGAAAAGCCTGCAGGCCTACGACGAGTACGGCGTTTCCGAGGACCCCCTTCAGCTTCAGGGACAAgtcagagagctgaaggtcCAGCTGGAGAACCAGACCAAGCTCATCCTCCAAATGCAAAGTCTCCTGCGCAGGAACTCTCTCTCCAGCGAGTTAGTTGCCAGCGTCTCCGATCCGTCACTCGGCAGGGATCAAGAGGGGGCGCAGAGAGATGACCACAGCCAGGATAGGAGCTACAGAAGTGGACAGCcgagggagaaaaaggaggcGACGAAGGAGAAAACCAGCTGTCTGAACACGGAACTGGAAAGAGAGAGGTCGCTGAACAGAAGCATGAGCgatcagctgcagcagacacGCAGCCAATCCACATCACCTGCAAG ACTGGACTCTCTGGTGCAGTCCCAAGCCAGGGAGCTGTCACAACTGAGGCAGCAGATCAAGGAGAGCCGCAGGCTGGGAGGCCTGCAGCGTcggcagctggaggagctgaacAGAGCCTTCaaggagctgctgcaggccaGCGAAGTGGACTACTACATGGGGGAGGTggtgaaagagcagctggacaAGAGCCTGGGCATTCTGGACCGGCTGGAGGGACGTTTGGACAAAG gAGACTCTCATCCGGATAACGAGGACGTGGCGGCTCTGGAACTGTCTCGCAG GTTGGCTAAAGAGCTACAGGAGAAGAACCGCGTGATCCAGAGCCTGCAGAGCCAGCTGAGAGGCCAAACTCCCAGCAGCCACCACAGCTCTCACTCCGACCTGTGCCACTTGGAcaggacctcctcctcctcctgctacAGCAGCCCGACCACGCCGGGCGTGAGCGGAGCCCGCG GCCAGCGACACCCCGCTGATTGGACGGGAGCTGCAGTCCCTCCCGTGGGAGGAGCTCAGGAGGAAGGCAGACTGCACGGCCTGCAGAGGGAGAACGGCCGACTGCAGGAGCAGCTGAGGTGCAGCGAGGAGCTCAACAACACCCTGCGCAGCGAACTGGACCTGCATCGCTCCATCATGGCCCAGACCAGCTCCCACCACCAGGAACAGGATCACGGACACGACCAGGACGGGTCAGGACCTCAGACGGACGCGAGTAAACCGGACGGAGACGCCGGCTCGCAGACGGACGCTGGCGAGCAGCCACGGACGATGAATTCAG ACTTGCTGGGAGAACATCTCCAGGAGATCCGAGCTCTGCGGCAGCGCTTGGAGGAGAGCATCCGCACCAACGACCGTCTCAGGGAGCAGCTGGAGAAGAGACTCGCCGAGGTGGAGAAAGACCCAG CAGCCACCAACATCTTCATCCACGGCAACGAGGAGCAGGGTCAGCTGGCCAACGAGGTGCGCTTCCTCTGGGGACAGAACCAAACCCTGAAGGAGCAGCTCAACATGGGCTCCAGAG ACAAGCAGAAAGAGAACGAGAAGCTCCGGGAGACTCTGGCCAGGCGGACGGCCAAACTGGAGCAGAGCCGGAAGGAGTGCGAAGCTCTGAGGCAGGAAAACAGCCGACTGCAGGAGAGGCTGGAGCACAGCAGCCAGGAGAAGACCCAGCTGCAGGATACACTGCACTACAGCAAGGAGGAGCtgcacag gctgCAGTGTGAGGTGCAGCTGCAGCGGCAGCAGCTGTCGGACTCCCAGCATGTCCTGCAGTCGCTGCGGGTGGAGCTGCAGGTCTACGAAAAGATGAAGACCGAAACTCAGAAACACGACG CAGAGTCCAGTGAAGCGACCCAGGGGCCCGTCCCCGTCCCGTCCTCCAGCTCGGTGGACCTGAgcgagctgctgctggagatcAGACACCTGAGGCTGCAGCTGGAGAGGAGCATCCAGACCAACACGGCCCTGCGGCAGAGgctggaggagcagctgctcAGAGGACCCAACCGCTCTGAAACCATCAACATCAACTACCTGCTGTCCTCACCGG ATGAAGGAGGCAGGTCACCGGGCCGTGAAGGCAGTGATGCTGTCAGGCACTCGTTTCAGAGTCACAACGAATACACCAGCGTCCGGCACG AAGAGAAGCGTCGCGTTCACTCGGAGGTGGACGGAGGCTCGATCAGCAGCAGCTCCGGCGACAGCGTCCCCGGCGCTCCCTCCCGCCTGGTGCCGGGCCACCGCATGTGGGCGAACCGCAACGGCCGCCACATTCTGGGCCTGATCGAGGACCACAACGCCCTGCGGAAGCAGATCTCGGAGGGCCGGAAGCTGTCGCGCAGCATGGACGCGCAACTGCAGGAGTGTCTGCAAACATTCAGACAGCAGGGCCACGACAACAAG GCAGCGGAGCAGCAGCATCTGAAGAGTTTGTCCGGGAACGTGAGCAACATGCAGCACGTGCTGGAGGAGGCCGGGCGACTGCTCAAACTGGTGTGGAGAGTGTCTTTGCCGGCCGGGAGCACAGGAGGGGACGGCGGCAACAACCAGCAG TTTCAGGACGAGCTGCTGAAGAACGAGATATCCAGACTGAAGAGCAGACTGTCGCAGCAGGAGAGGATGCTGAACGGAGCCGTCAAACGCCTGCGAACGACCAACCAGCTCAAAGAGGGGATGGAGAGAGTCATCATCGACCAGC TGTATCTTACCCACGGAGTGTTGAAGAAAGCCAGGGGGAATTTAGAG GAGGTCCCAGTCAATGGCCAGTAG